In a single window of the Streptomyces sp. NBC_00353 genome:
- the mreC gene encoding rod shape-determining protein MreC, which yields MRDTRESRLLLVLLIAIAFALITVDIRGGEESPVDGARQAAATAFGPVEKGVAAAVDPVGNAIGAIRASGARHDRIAVLEQQNAALKAKLGSDDRNRSRVRELDKLLKKSSAGQYGIKAAEVIAIGAAQGFSWTVTIDAGSDDGIKRDMTVINGDGLVGRVTTVGPDTATVLLANDPDFTVGTRMEKTDELGFATGQGDRPLSVQFLNGKAKVKKGDRLVTFGSSKGKPFVPGVPVGEVVRVDPSGGDLTRTVYVRPYAAFSKLDIVGIVVQAPREDPRDMVLPKKAEKPKPTPTVTVTISPNGDIVDTNGKVVGNVNGTPSGSPSPTGSTGNAVNEQR from the coding sequence GTGAGGGACACACGAGAGAGCCGGCTGCTCCTGGTTCTGCTGATCGCCATCGCATTCGCACTGATTACGGTGGACATCCGCGGCGGCGAGGAGTCACCGGTGGACGGCGCCCGGCAGGCGGCCGCAACGGCCTTCGGGCCGGTCGAGAAAGGTGTCGCGGCAGCCGTCGATCCGGTGGGCAACGCCATAGGGGCGATCCGTGCATCCGGTGCACGACACGACCGGATCGCCGTCCTGGAACAGCAGAACGCCGCGCTGAAGGCGAAGCTCGGCAGCGACGACCGCAACCGCAGCCGGGTCCGCGAACTCGACAAGCTGCTGAAGAAATCGTCCGCCGGGCAGTACGGCATCAAGGCTGCCGAGGTCATCGCCATAGGAGCGGCCCAGGGCTTCTCCTGGACCGTCACGATCGACGCCGGCTCCGACGACGGCATCAAGCGCGACATGACCGTCATCAACGGCGACGGGCTCGTCGGCCGGGTCACCACCGTCGGCCCGGACACCGCGACGGTGCTCCTCGCCAACGACCCCGACTTCACCGTCGGCACCCGGATGGAGAAGACCGACGAGCTCGGCTTCGCCACCGGCCAGGGCGACCGTCCGCTGTCCGTCCAGTTCCTCAACGGCAAGGCCAAGGTGAAGAAGGGCGACCGGCTGGTCACCTTCGGCTCCAGCAAGGGCAAGCCGTTCGTGCCGGGCGTCCCGGTCGGCGAGGTCGTCCGCGTGGACCCGTCGGGCGGTGACCTCACCCGTACCGTCTACGTCCGCCCGTACGCCGCCTTCAGCAAGCTCGACATCGTCGGCATCGTCGTCCAGGCACCGCGCGAGGACCCCCGCGACATGGTCCTGCCGAAGAAGGCCGAGAAGCCGAAGCCCACCCCGACGGTCACCGTCACGATCTCGCCCAACGGCGACATCGTCGACACCAACGGCAAGGTGGTCGGGAACGTCAACGGGACCCCCAGCGGGAGTCCGAGCCCCACCGGATCCACCGGCAACGCGGTCAACGAGCAGAGGTAG
- the rodA gene encoding rod shape-determining protein RodA — MSGFSVSRYAPKRSAWGRLTARDSVVRRLDWPLLGSAIALSLIGSALVYSATRGRDALTHGDPYYFLLRHALNTGIGFALMVGTIWLGHRTLRGAVPILYGLSVLLVLAVLTPLGATVNGAHAWIIIGGGFSLQPSEFTKITIILVMAMVLAARVDAGDQVHPDHRTVAKALGLALLPMVIVMGMPDLGSVMVMAVIVLGVLLASGASNRWIFGLLGAGVAGAVAVWQLGLLDDYQIARFAAFANPALDPAGVGYNTNQARIAIGSGGLTGTGLFQGTQTTGQFVPEQQTDFVFTVAGEELGFLGAGLILVLLGIVLWRACRIARETTELYGTIVAAGIIAWFAFQAFENIGMTLGIMPVAGLPLPFVSYGGSSMFAVWVAIGLLQSIRMQRPITA, encoded by the coding sequence ATGTCCGGCTTCTCCGTCTCCCGGTACGCCCCCAAGCGTTCCGCCTGGGGCCGGCTCACCGCCCGCGACTCGGTCGTGCGCCGGCTCGACTGGCCGCTCCTCGGCTCCGCCATCGCGCTCTCCCTCATCGGCTCCGCCCTGGTCTACTCCGCGACCCGCGGCCGCGACGCCCTCACCCACGGGGACCCGTACTACTTCCTGCTCCGGCACGCACTCAACACCGGCATCGGATTCGCCCTGATGGTCGGCACGATCTGGCTCGGCCACCGCACCCTGCGCGGCGCCGTCCCGATCCTCTACGGCCTCTCGGTGCTCCTGGTCCTCGCCGTACTCACCCCGCTCGGCGCCACCGTCAACGGCGCCCACGCCTGGATCATCATCGGTGGCGGCTTCTCCCTGCAGCCGTCCGAATTCACCAAGATCACCATCATCCTCGTCATGGCGATGGTCCTCGCCGCCCGCGTCGACGCGGGCGACCAGGTGCACCCCGACCACCGGACCGTCGCCAAGGCGCTGGGCCTCGCGCTCCTCCCCATGGTGATCGTCATGGGAATGCCGGACCTCGGCTCCGTCATGGTCATGGCCGTCATCGTGCTCGGCGTGCTCCTCGCCTCCGGGGCGTCGAACCGCTGGATCTTCGGCCTCCTCGGCGCCGGCGTGGCCGGAGCCGTCGCCGTCTGGCAGCTCGGTCTGCTCGACGACTACCAGATCGCCCGCTTCGCCGCCTTCGCCAACCCGGCACTCGACCCGGCGGGCGTCGGTTACAACACCAACCAGGCCCGCATCGCGATCGGCTCCGGCGGACTCACCGGCACCGGCCTCTTCCAGGGCACCCAGACCACCGGTCAGTTCGTCCCCGAGCAGCAGACCGACTTCGTCTTCACCGTCGCGGGCGAAGAACTCGGCTTCCTCGGCGCCGGACTGATCCTCGTCCTCCTCGGCATCGTCCTGTGGCGCGCCTGCCGGATCGCCCGCGAGACCACCGAGCTGTACGGCACGATCGTCGCCGCCGGAATCATCGCCTGGTTCGCCTTCCAGGCGTTCGAGAACATCGGCATGACGCTCGGCATCATGCCCGTCGCCGGACTCCCCCTGCCGTTCGTGTCGTACGGAGGGTCGTCCATGTTCGCCGTCTGGGTGGCCATCGGACTGCTCCAGTCGATCAGGATGCAGCGGCCGATAACGGCCTGA
- the mreD gene encoding rod shape-determining protein MreD, with the protein MRFNRTLLSTALVVIALVVQVSVLARLQLPGAVPDLLLLVVLGLAFVYGHVAGALIGFGAGLLADLAPPADHAAGRYALVLCVIGYCAGLVRPDNGRLKSAFVPMAAVVAAAIGSTLLYALVGALVGDTAARHVGLGSLLFTAAVYDLLLAPFTVPLIMALARRTENDPLSESSSGGDMAAGWLSSGTGLRIGGPRGGLRLKAARSRAARAGRIKGVKRL; encoded by the coding sequence ATGCGCTTCAACAGGACTCTGCTCTCCACCGCCCTGGTCGTGATCGCCCTCGTCGTCCAGGTCTCCGTACTCGCCCGACTGCAGCTCCCCGGCGCCGTCCCCGACCTGCTGCTCCTCGTCGTCCTCGGTCTGGCCTTCGTGTACGGACATGTCGCCGGCGCCCTGATCGGTTTCGGCGCGGGACTCCTCGCCGACCTGGCACCGCCCGCCGACCACGCCGCCGGACGCTACGCCCTGGTCCTCTGCGTCATCGGCTACTGCGCCGGACTCGTCCGGCCGGACAACGGCCGGCTCAAGTCCGCGTTCGTCCCGATGGCCGCCGTGGTGGCCGCAGCGATCGGGTCGACCCTGCTGTACGCCCTCGTCGGCGCCCTCGTCGGGGACACCGCCGCCCGTCATGTCGGCCTCGGCAGCCTGCTGTTCACCGCAGCCGTCTACGATCTGCTCCTCGCGCCGTTCACCGTTCCACTGATCATGGCGCTCGCCAGACGCACCGAGAACGACCCGCTCTCCGAGTCCTCCAGCGGCGGCGACATGGCCGCGGGCTGGCTCTCCTCCGGCACCGGACTCAGGATCGGCGGCCCGCGCGGCGGACTGCGTTTGAAGGCTGCCCGCAGCAGAGCGGCACGGGCCGGACGGATCAAGGGAGTCAAGCGACTGTGA
- a CDS encoding CYTH and CHAD domain-containing protein has product MADSKREIERKYEATVDTRLPELTRVAGVAAVDHCGVMELDAVYYDTEDQRLAADSLTLRRRTGGDDAGWHVKFPVAHGIRDEIRAPLSDTLPRSLAALLRSRVRETELVPVVRLHSSRDVHHLLGPDGSLLAELSVDEVRAVRLAGGSGTAAWTEIEVELADDGDPAFLDAVEHRLRKAGVKPSASASKLARALAETAPRDKTVPKKQRTAKKTAPRPRTAGDHVMDYVRDQITAVVALDPAVRRDLPDSVHQMRVATRRLRSAFRTYRKILDRTVTDPVGDELKWLAAELGIDRDQEVLDERLRARIAELPRTLVLGPVRSRLRIWSVARRAGSRRRTVGVLDGKRYLALLESLDALQAAPPLLPAAAHAPEDALPRAVLRDYERLATRIGHALELRPGPDRDLAMHDARKAAKRARYAGEAATVALGRPAKKFARRMKAVQTVLGDHQDSVVARDALRTLAAQAHAAGETAFTWGLLYGHEEATAAAREQELPEVWERASRPKLRAALEG; this is encoded by the coding sequence ATGGCGGACTCGAAGCGCGAAATCGAGCGGAAGTACGAAGCCACCGTCGACACCCGGCTCCCCGAGCTCACCCGGGTGGCCGGGGTCGCGGCCGTGGACCACTGCGGCGTCATGGAACTCGACGCCGTCTACTACGACACCGAGGACCAGCGGCTCGCCGCCGACTCCCTCACCCTGCGTCGCCGCACCGGCGGCGACGACGCGGGCTGGCACGTCAAATTCCCCGTCGCCCATGGAATCCGTGACGAGATCCGGGCCCCGCTCTCCGACACCCTCCCGCGCAGCCTCGCCGCGCTCCTGCGCTCCCGGGTCAGGGAGACGGAACTCGTCCCCGTCGTCCGACTGCATTCCTCGCGCGACGTCCACCATCTGCTCGGCCCCGACGGGTCGCTCCTCGCCGAACTCAGTGTCGACGAGGTCCGGGCCGTTCGGCTCGCGGGCGGCAGCGGCACAGCGGCCTGGACCGAGATCGAGGTCGAACTCGCCGACGACGGTGACCCCGCCTTCCTCGACGCCGTCGAACACCGGCTCCGCAAGGCCGGCGTGAAGCCGTCCGCATCGGCCTCCAAACTGGCCCGGGCTCTCGCCGAGACAGCCCCGAGAGACAAGACGGTCCCGAAGAAGCAGCGCACCGCGAAGAAGACCGCACCACGGCCCCGGACGGCGGGCGACCACGTCATGGACTACGTGCGCGACCAGATCACCGCCGTCGTCGCCCTCGACCCCGCCGTACGCCGCGACCTCCCCGACTCCGTGCACCAGATGCGGGTCGCCACCCGCAGACTGCGCAGCGCCTTCAGGACGTACCGGAAGATCCTCGACCGCACCGTCACCGACCCCGTCGGCGACGAACTGAAATGGCTGGCGGCAGAGCTCGGAATCGACCGCGACCAGGAGGTCCTCGACGAACGCCTGCGCGCCCGGATCGCCGAGCTGCCCCGCACCCTGGTTCTCGGCCCCGTCCGCAGCCGGCTCCGGATCTGGTCCGTGGCCCGGCGGGCCGGCTCCCGTCGCCGGACCGTCGGCGTACTCGACGGCAAGCGCTACCTGGCTCTCCTGGAAAGCCTCGACGCACTCCAGGCCGCGCCGCCGCTGCTGCCCGCCGCGGCCCACGCCCCCGAGGACGCACTGCCCCGCGCCGTGCTGCGGGACTACGAGCGCCTCGCCACCCGTATCGGCCACGCCCTGGAACTCCGGCCCGGTCCCGACCGCGACCTCGCCATGCACGACGCCCGCAAGGCGGCGAAACGCGCCCGGTACGCGGGGGAGGCGGCGACCGTCGCGCTGGGCCGCCCCGCCAAGAAGTTCGCCCGGCGGATGAAGGCCGTACAGACCGTGCTCGGCGACCACCAGGACAGCGTCGTCGCCCGCGACGCCCTGCGCACACTGGCCGCCCAGGCGCACGCCGCGGGGGAGACCGCATTCACTTGGGGACTGCTGTACGGGCACGAGGAGGCGACCGCCGCCGCCCGCGAGCAGGAGCTTCCCGAGGTATGGGAACGGGCGTCCCGGCCGAAATTGCGGGCGGCGCTGGAAGGCTGA
- the mrdA gene encoding penicillin-binding protein 2, protein MSNIPETGRTQRVQIRLIIIQVLVFSLLLTLGGRLWYLQIRNGQEYTDEAKNNHVQQVVQPAVRGSILDARGVPLADNETRLVVSADRTDLMKMDDDGKGVLTRLADVLGMKPKDVFDKIRLCDAKTPQPCWNGSPYQPIPVTDEATTQQALQIRERAEDFPGITAEPTAVRRYAAPGKANTAQVLGYLSPVTDEEITKAKDTDSPYLRSDQVGRSGLERTYDKELRGKAGVTRYEVDNLGRVIGQAKDDKAEPGSSVVTSIDARVQAVAEYELNDAMKVARTQFDKNTNENYKADSGAVVVMEAKTGRVVAMASLPDYDPNAWVGGISGKDYARMTSKKSNYPLLNRGIQGQAAPGSIFKVVSTAASIQAGYPFDGHYTCGSSYTAEGHTYQNFESQSHGPITLGQALEVSCDTVFYALGYQQWQKDGGMKPKKNAKDWFFKTAHQFGLGKETGIDLPNEVTGRVPDRQWKKDFWKANKDTWCEQAKKWPKKKDFNTVLAHENCLEGMKLHAYDSINYSIGQGDTLVTPIQMATIYAAISNGGTLYDPTVGKAIVSPDGKHVSMIGPKSHGKLPVSAKTLKEMEGALAGVATRGTAAWRFGGWPQDKIPMHAKTGTAEVYGKQTTSWFATYTKDYSIVMTISQGGTGSGASGPAVRNIYDALYGLDDSGKQDLKKALLPTPQKSLPKIQHDGSIDSPTIKPYDPDSQKVPAEQTLAAVLGRRD, encoded by the coding sequence GTGAGCAACATCCCGGAGACGGGCCGGACCCAGCGGGTCCAGATCCGGCTCATCATCATCCAGGTCCTCGTCTTCTCCCTGCTGCTGACGCTCGGCGGCCGCCTCTGGTACCTCCAGATCCGCAACGGCCAGGAGTACACCGACGAGGCGAAGAACAACCACGTCCAGCAGGTCGTCCAGCCCGCGGTCCGCGGCTCGATCCTCGACGCGCGGGGAGTGCCCCTCGCCGACAACGAGACCCGCCTGGTCGTCTCCGCCGACCGCACCGATCTGATGAAGATGGACGACGACGGCAAGGGCGTCCTGACCCGCCTCGCCGATGTGCTCGGCATGAAGCCGAAGGACGTCTTCGACAAGATCCGGCTCTGCGACGCGAAGACCCCGCAGCCCTGCTGGAACGGTTCGCCGTACCAGCCGATCCCGGTCACCGACGAGGCCACCACCCAGCAGGCCCTCCAGATCCGCGAACGTGCCGAGGACTTCCCCGGCATCACCGCCGAACCCACCGCCGTACGCCGCTACGCCGCACCCGGCAAGGCCAACACCGCCCAGGTCCTCGGCTACCTCTCGCCCGTCACCGACGAAGAGATCACCAAGGCCAAGGACACCGACTCGCCGTACCTCCGCTCCGACCAGGTCGGCCGCTCCGGCCTGGAGCGTACGTACGACAAGGAACTGCGCGGCAAGGCCGGCGTCACCCGCTACGAGGTCGACAACCTCGGCCGGGTCATCGGCCAGGCGAAGGACGACAAGGCCGAGCCCGGATCGAGCGTTGTCACCTCCATCGACGCCCGGGTCCAGGCCGTCGCGGAGTACGAGCTGAACGACGCGATGAAGGTCGCCCGCACCCAGTTCGACAAGAACACCAACGAGAACTACAAGGCGGATTCCGGCGCCGTCGTCGTGATGGAAGCCAAGACCGGCCGCGTCGTCGCGATGGCCTCCCTGCCCGACTACGACCCCAACGCCTGGGTCGGCGGCATCTCGGGCAAGGACTACGCCCGGATGACCAGCAAGAAGTCCAACTATCCGCTGCTCAACCGGGGCATCCAGGGTCAGGCCGCTCCGGGCTCGATCTTCAAGGTCGTCTCGACCGCGGCCTCCATCCAGGCGGGCTACCCGTTCGACGGCCACTACACCTGCGGCAGCTCGTACACGGCCGAGGGCCACACCTACCAGAACTTCGAATCGCAGAGCCACGGCCCCATCACCCTGGGCCAGGCACTCGAGGTCTCCTGCGACACCGTCTTCTACGCCCTCGGCTACCAGCAGTGGCAGAAGGACGGCGGGATGAAGCCGAAGAAGAACGCCAAGGACTGGTTCTTCAAGACCGCCCACCAGTTCGGCCTCGGCAAGGAGACCGGCATCGACCTCCCCAACGAGGTCACCGGCCGCGTCCCCGACCGCCAGTGGAAGAAGGACTTCTGGAAGGCCAACAAGGACACGTGGTGCGAACAGGCCAAGAAGTGGCCCAAGAAGAAGGACTTCAACACCGTGCTCGCCCACGAGAACTGCCTCGAAGGCATGAAGCTGCACGCCTATGACTCGATCAACTACTCGATCGGTCAGGGCGACACCCTCGTCACCCCGATCCAGATGGCGACCATCTACGCCGCCATCAGCAACGGCGGCACGCTCTACGACCCGACCGTCGGCAAGGCGATCGTCAGCCCCGACGGCAAGCACGTCAGCATGATCGGGCCCAAGTCCCACGGCAAGCTGCCGGTCAGCGCCAAGACCCTGAAGGAGATGGAGGGGGCGCTGGCGGGCGTCGCGACCCGCGGTACCGCCGCCTGGAGGTTCGGCGGCTGGCCGCAGGACAAGATCCCGATGCACGCCAAGACGGGCACGGCCGAGGTCTACGGCAAGCAGACGACCTCGTGGTTCGCGACGTACACCAAGGACTACTCGATCGTCATGACGATCTCCCAGGGTGGTACGGGCTCCGGCGCCTCCGGGCCTGCCGTCCGCAACATCTACGACGCGCTCTACGGACTCGACGACTCCGGCAAGCAGGATCTCAAGAAGGCGCTGCTGCCCACCCCGCAGAAGTCCCTGCCCAAGATCCAGCACGACGGCTCGATCGACTCCCCGACGATCAAGCCCTACGACCCGGACTCGCAGAAGGTCCCGGCGGAGCAGACACTCGCCGCGGTGCTCGGGAGGCGTGACTGA